A genomic segment from Fervidobacterium gondwanense DSM 13020 encodes:
- the thpR gene encoding RNA 2',3'-cyclic phosphodiesterase: MRTFIAVDVNQEIREIATDVIDRLVGLGFKAAWTKPENLHLTLFFLGEMDEKAVESMALSLNKRLQGFPSFSTNLVDFGYFKFKQSPRVLFLKLEPTKSLQRMYLEMKSELTKCKVKYDDQGNFVPHVTLGRVKEYPNNWEELVKEIQVPKVSLVIDGITIYSSTLTPQGPIYKWMYKLKFEGGLVRNAR; this comes from the coding sequence GTGAGAACGTTTATTGCCGTTGATGTTAATCAGGAAATTAGAGAAATAGCCACAGATGTTATCGACAGATTGGTGGGGCTTGGTTTCAAAGCTGCATGGACTAAACCAGAAAATTTGCATTTAACTCTTTTTTTCCTCGGAGAAATGGATGAAAAGGCAGTCGAGTCGATGGCTCTCTCTTTAAACAAAAGGCTGCAAGGTTTCCCATCTTTTAGCACAAACTTGGTGGATTTTGGTTATTTTAAATTCAAGCAATCACCACGCGTTCTCTTTTTAAAGCTTGAACCAACTAAGTCTTTGCAGAGGATGTATCTTGAGATGAAGTCTGAGTTGACTAAGTGCAAGGTGAAGTACGATGACCAAGGTAATTTTGTTCCGCATGTTACGCTTGGTAGGGTCAAAGAGTATCCTAATAATTGGGAAGAACTTGTTAAGGAGATTCAAGTTCCAAAAGTATCGCTTGTTATAGATGGTATTACCATCTACAGCTCAACGTTAACGCCGCAAGGTCCGATTTATAAATGGATGTACAAATTGAAATTTGAAGGAGGTTTGGTTAGAAATGCCAGATGA
- the pgsA gene encoding CDP-diacylglycerol--glycerol-3-phosphate 3-phosphatidyltransferase has translation MSLGAGEKKTKESVVFNLPNAISWLRIFSTAIIVLLMYLGNYGSAFVIFVAAAISDYFDGYFARKYGLVTKLGKVLDQMSDKILITSILIVFVEFGMAPGWLVIVMVFRDTLVSIVRMVASDAGNVIAANIFGKFKTVSQMILSVGLFLELTLSSSERLLRVLSGLNAVLIYVVAISTVLSGLIYVYQNREYLNR, from the coding sequence TTGAGCTTGGGAGCTGGGGAAAAGAAAACCAAAGAGAGCGTAGTCTTCAATCTACCAAATGCCATAAGTTGGCTTAGGATTTTTTCGACAGCCATAATAGTTTTGTTGATGTACCTTGGTAACTATGGCTCTGCGTTTGTTATTTTCGTCGCTGCGGCAATCAGTGATTATTTTGATGGATATTTTGCAAGGAAGTACGGCCTTGTGACAAAGTTGGGCAAGGTTCTTGACCAAATGAGCGACAAGATTCTCATTACTTCCATTTTGATAGTTTTCGTGGAATTCGGAATGGCGCCGGGCTGGTTAGTGATCGTGATGGTGTTTCGCGATACGCTTGTGAGTATCGTTCGCATGGTCGCTTCAGACGCCGGAAATGTTATAGCAGCAAACATCTTCGGAAAGTTCAAAACAGTTTCACAGATGATACTCTCAGTTGGTTTATTCTTGGAGCTAACTCTGTCTTCTTCGGAAAGGTTATTGAGGGTTCTATCCGGATTGAACGCGGTACTCATTTATGTAGTTGCGATATCAACGGTGCTATCTGGTCTTATATATGTCTATCAAAACAGGGAGTATCTCAACAGGTAA
- the rimO gene encoding 30S ribosomal protein S12 methylthiotransferase RimO: protein MKLYIVVLGCPKNEADFSLFKHHIKQLGHEIVDDLEEADGVVVDTCGFIVDAKQESIDTILEFVEHKKVKKDFKVFVTGCLVQRYPKDLPHEIPEVDGWFGVIPPKVLAENIQKVSKYITDPIAVYDFEGRVDDDLPYAYVKIADGCDRACTFCTIPKFKGGFVSRKLEDIENEVRTLVSSGKREVILVAQDTTGYGIDIYGKQMLPELLKRLNKIDGDFWIRVMYMHPDHVTDEILEGFSYEKVVKYFDIPVQHGSTKILKLMNRTRTPSELEKLFEKIRTMYPDAVLRTSIILGFPGETSEDFEELLDFVRAVEFDKLGAFIYSDEEDAASYKLPHKVRSSTAQKRLDRLMETQAEISAMRNQRFIERVIDVLVDEEANGVLIGRGYMDAPEIDGNVFVKGSGIKGFVKVRITEADTYDLEGEIV from the coding sequence TTGAAGTTGTATATTGTTGTTCTCGGATGTCCTAAAAACGAGGCTGATTTTTCTTTATTTAAGCATCACATAAAACAGCTTGGTCATGAAATTGTTGATGATTTAGAAGAGGCAGATGGAGTTGTCGTAGATACTTGTGGATTTATTGTAGATGCAAAACAAGAGTCAATTGACACTATTTTAGAGTTTGTTGAACATAAGAAGGTAAAGAAAGATTTTAAAGTTTTTGTGACTGGCTGTTTAGTGCAGCGTTATCCAAAGGACTTACCGCATGAAATTCCAGAGGTTGATGGTTGGTTTGGTGTAATACCACCGAAAGTACTTGCAGAGAATATTCAAAAGGTGAGCAAGTATATCACGGATCCTATTGCCGTGTACGATTTCGAAGGTAGAGTCGACGATGATTTACCATACGCATACGTGAAAATTGCCGATGGTTGCGACAGAGCTTGTACTTTCTGTACGATACCGAAATTTAAAGGGGGGTTTGTAAGTAGAAAGCTTGAAGATATTGAAAATGAGGTCAGAACATTAGTTTCATCCGGGAAGAGAGAAGTTATTTTGGTTGCTCAAGATACCACAGGATATGGTATAGATATTTACGGCAAACAGATGTTACCAGAACTCTTGAAAAGGTTAAATAAAATTGATGGAGATTTTTGGATTAGAGTTATGTACATGCATCCTGATCATGTGACAGATGAAATCTTGGAAGGTTTCTCGTACGAAAAGGTGGTAAAATATTTTGACATTCCAGTCCAGCATGGGAGCACCAAAATTTTGAAACTGATGAACAGAACGAGAACACCGAGTGAGCTCGAAAAGCTTTTTGAAAAGATCAGAACTATGTATCCAGACGCTGTTTTGAGGACTTCTATCATTCTCGGATTTCCTGGTGAGACTTCCGAAGATTTCGAAGAGTTGCTCGATTTTGTTAGAGCCGTTGAATTCGACAAACTCGGAGCGTTCATATATTCAGATGAAGAAGACGCTGCATCTTACAAATTACCCCACAAAGTAAGGTCATCAACAGCTCAAAAGAGGCTTGACAGGTTGATGGAGACACAAGCAGAGATTTCCGCAATGCGAAATCAGAGATTTATCGAACGTGTTATTGATGTATTGGTTGATGAAGAGGCGAATGGGGTTTTGATTGGGCGTGGTTATATGGACGCACCTGAAATTGATGGAAATGTCTTTGTGAAAGGCAGTGGTATTAAAGGTTTTGTAAAAGTCCGGATTACTGAAGCCGATACATATGATCTGGAAGGTGAAATAGTTTGA
- a CDS encoding DUF4416 family protein, which translates to MGKVRIVEPVNLVIFMFSSHIDYWFNEVKDELVSLFGPMDYVSDALDFEKYTLYYNEEMGSGIIGRLISFERLIHPSLLSMIKVKTNEIELKYAVDGKRRFNLDPGYMHHMQFVLATTKMWPHRIYIGHGIYAEPTLMYINGRWKDYDFTYPNYKEEVYKEELSKIRELYLEKRKNYLRQVFEKKGR; encoded by the coding sequence ATGGGAAAAGTGAGGATTGTAGAGCCTGTTAATTTGGTAATTTTTATGTTCTCTTCACATATTGACTATTGGTTTAACGAGGTTAAAGACGAGCTTGTTTCACTTTTCGGACCGATGGATTATGTTAGCGATGCTTTGGATTTTGAAAAGTACACGCTCTACTACAATGAAGAGATGGGTTCAGGAATAATTGGAAGGCTTATAAGTTTTGAAAGGCTTATCCATCCGTCTTTGCTTTCGATGATTAAAGTGAAGACAAACGAAATAGAGCTTAAGTATGCCGTCGACGGAAAGCGAAGGTTTAATCTCGACCCGGGGTATATGCACCATATGCAATTTGTCTTGGCAACCACAAAGATGTGGCCTCACAGAATTTACATAGGACACGGGATATATGCCGAACCGACGTTGATGTACATAAATGGTAGGTGGAAAGATTACGATTTTACTTATCCAAATTACAAAGAAGAGGTGTATAAAGAGGAATTGTCGAAGATTAGGGAATTGTACCTTGAGAAACGTAAGAATTACTTGAGACAAGTTTTCGAGAAAAAAGGAAGGTGA
- a CDS encoding Na+/H+ antiporter NhaC family protein has product MAGTIWSILPPLVAIVLCFITKNVLLSLFLGIFTGGLLLNSFNPLSAFGYSLDKIVGSVADEWNAKLLLFNLIMGAGIAFIWKLGGSKALADWAKTKIKTRRSATVWAWLLGVIVFFNDYINAAIVGNVTRDIFEEHKISKEKLSYILDSTSAPVATFFISDWIAYQLGMIQKGMESANITGISPLSAFLGSIPFNLYCLFTVLFVGIIAITSWDFGPMLKAELRAQKEGKTKRDGAVPMLDVDFELGKPIETKPMILTFVLPIVALIGVTIWGFYYTGAKAGGATLIEKLGNADAATALLWGAFAMMLTGIAIAIGFKLMTISETMKTVLDGFKLMLLACAILVLAWSIGSVTKDVDLSGYVVSLVKEDSSFFLIPPIIFIIGALVSFATGTSWGTMAILTPIAIPIAYKVTGDAWLSVTSMAGVVFAGSIFGDHCSPISDTTVLSSIFSGSDHMDHVNTQIPYALLTAFVALLMYFVYGAFRTSPFILITVGLVLVILLARVLNRYSIKRIDS; this is encoded by the coding sequence ATGGCAGGTACCATTTGGTCAATTTTGCCACCTTTAGTTGCTATTGTCCTCTGTTTCATTACAAAGAACGTCCTTCTTTCACTCTTCTTAGGTATCTTCACTGGCGGATTACTTTTGAATTCCTTTAACCCGCTGTCAGCATTTGGTTATTCTCTTGATAAGATAGTTGGCTCAGTTGCTGATGAGTGGAATGCAAAATTACTGCTTTTCAACCTCATCATGGGTGCTGGAATTGCATTCATCTGGAAACTTGGCGGAAGCAAAGCATTGGCAGACTGGGCGAAAACTAAAATTAAAACGAGGCGTTCAGCTACGGTTTGGGCTTGGCTTCTCGGTGTGATTGTTTTCTTTAACGATTACATAAATGCAGCGATTGTCGGTAACGTGACCCGCGACATATTTGAAGAACACAAGATCTCTAAAGAGAAGCTTTCATACATCTTAGACTCGACATCGGCTCCTGTTGCGACGTTCTTCATATCTGACTGGATCGCATACCAGCTTGGTATGATTCAGAAAGGTATGGAAAGTGCAAATATAACCGGAATTTCACCACTCTCAGCTTTTCTTGGTAGCATTCCGTTTAACCTGTACTGTCTGTTTACCGTCCTATTCGTTGGTATTATAGCTATCACTTCCTGGGACTTTGGTCCGATGCTAAAAGCAGAGCTAAGGGCTCAGAAAGAAGGAAAGACGAAGCGTGACGGTGCAGTACCAATGTTGGATGTTGACTTTGAACTCGGAAAGCCGATAGAGACTAAGCCGATGATTTTAACTTTCGTTCTACCGATAGTTGCTTTGATAGGTGTTACGATATGGGGATTTTATTACACGGGTGCTAAGGCAGGTGGAGCGACGCTTATTGAGAAGCTCGGTAATGCAGATGCTGCGACGGCACTTCTATGGGGAGCGTTCGCTATGATGCTTACCGGCATAGCCATAGCTATTGGATTTAAGCTCATGACTATCTCAGAGACTATGAAAACTGTTCTCGATGGGTTCAAGCTCATGCTGTTAGCTTGTGCGATATTGGTACTTGCTTGGTCGATTGGTAGTGTCACTAAGGACGTTGATCTTTCAGGTTACGTTGTTTCTTTAGTTAAAGAGGATTCATCGTTCTTCTTGATACCGCCTATAATTTTCATAATAGGTGCTCTTGTTTCATTTGCTACCGGTACTTCTTGGGGAACGATGGCAATTCTCACGCCGATAGCAATACCGATAGCATACAAAGTTACTGGAGATGCGTGGTTGTCAGTAACAAGCATGGCTGGTGTTGTCTTTGCTGGTTCTATATTTGGAGATCACTGCTCACCAATATCAGACACCACAGTTTTGTCATCAATATTCTCTGGAAGTGACCATATGGACCATGTCAATACACAGATACCATATGCATTGCTTACCGCATTCGTTGCTTTGTTAATGTATTTCGTCTACGGTGCTTTCAGGACTTCTCCATTCATTCTAATCACTGTTGGTTTGGTATTAGTTATTCTACTTGCAAGAGTTTTGAATAGATATTCAATAAAACGTATCGATTCTTAA
- a CDS encoding Mut7-C RNAse domain-containing protein yields MEKKIRISITFFGSLTDLSKARMIELEPGVNQTIKDCIERLGVPHTEVYFITLNGKFVKFDKIVENGEMYFVYPDSDLEIPEEYILTPKYEGEPKFILDIHLGGLARYLRMLGIYADFGIIEDEKIIEKARNEDLIILTKDRMMLKNSEVKYGYIVRSDEPKQQLIEVSRRYKLKNWFNPFKRCILCNGKLLPIEKSKILDKIPEKVKEMYDEFSICSGCEKIYWGGTHYEKMNRFIEEIRKYV; encoded by the coding sequence ATGGAAAAGAAAATTAGAATATCGATAACGTTTTTTGGAAGTCTCACAGACCTTTCCAAAGCAAGAATGATTGAATTGGAGCCTGGAGTAAACCAGACGATAAAAGATTGCATAGAACGCCTCGGTGTTCCGCACACCGAGGTGTATTTTATTACTCTCAACGGTAAATTTGTGAAGTTCGACAAGATAGTTGAAAATGGTGAGATGTATTTCGTTTATCCCGATAGCGATTTGGAGATTCCGGAAGAATACATTCTGACACCGAAATACGAAGGAGAACCAAAGTTCATCTTAGACATACACTTAGGTGGGCTTGCAAGATACCTAAGAATGCTTGGAATATACGCAGATTTTGGGATTATAGAGGATGAAAAGATTATTGAAAAGGCAAGAAACGAAGACTTGATAATACTTACCAAAGACAGGATGATGCTCAAGAATAGTGAGGTTAAATATGGATACATTGTTAGGTCCGACGAGCCAAAACAACAATTGATTGAAGTATCCAGAAGATACAAGTTAAAAAATTGGTTTAACCCATTTAAAAGGTGCATATTATGCAACGGTAAGCTCTTGCCTATTGAAAAGTCTAAGATACTCGACAAAATTCCTGAGAAAGTTAAAGAAATGTACGACGAATTTTCGATATGCAGCGGATGCGAAAAGATATACTGGGGTGGGACTCACTACGAGAAAATGAATAGATTCATCGAAGAAATTAGAAAATACGTGTGA
- a CDS encoding adenylosuccinate synthase, giving the protein MKSIVYGLHWGDEGKGKVTTYLSREYDYVVRYSGGSNAGHTVEYGNFKLVHHLVPSFDVRTDTIGYISNGVVVDLGVLNSEIEELKRLGFDVSRRIKVSNLAHVVLPVHKMLDEKFEMAKGDKAVGTTKRGIGPAYADKVHRIGLRLVDFENQENALEKLKFISELYKNLYSIDWTDYDKIFEEYEKIRSFVVSPIEIRKELQNSNVLFEGTQGVLLDIDMGSYPYVTGTYCNTTGVEPGLGYPMNIDKRIGVFKAYLTRVGEGPFPTELFGEDAEKLRKAGKEYGATTGRPRRCGWLDLPLLKYAIEISDCTEMIMTKADVLSGMDKVLVGVRYAIDGKKIDIPTDLEMLSKTDVEYVEFQGWKDLNDRNFAKFVEFLERETGRKITYISTGANVEDIVSFEDGKEN; this is encoded by the coding sequence ATGAAAAGCATAGTTTATGGACTGCATTGGGGGGACGAAGGTAAGGGAAAGGTAACGACTTATCTTTCCCGTGAATACGATTACGTAGTGCGCTACAGCGGTGGTAGCAACGCAGGACACACCGTCGAGTATGGGAATTTTAAATTAGTACATCATTTAGTACCATCGTTTGATGTGAGAACAGATACAATCGGTTATATATCCAACGGTGTCGTCGTGGACCTTGGAGTGCTTAATAGCGAAATCGAAGAACTGAAAAGGCTTGGATTCGATGTGTCAAGAAGAATAAAAGTATCGAACCTTGCACACGTTGTTTTGCCAGTCCACAAAATGCTCGATGAAAAGTTTGAAATGGCAAAGGGAGACAAAGCAGTTGGAACGACAAAACGAGGAATAGGACCCGCATATGCCGATAAAGTTCACAGAATAGGTTTGAGGCTTGTAGATTTTGAAAACCAAGAAAATGCACTCGAAAAATTGAAGTTCATATCCGAGTTATACAAAAATCTCTATTCGATAGATTGGACAGACTACGATAAGATCTTTGAAGAATACGAAAAAATAAGAAGTTTTGTTGTATCACCTATCGAAATACGTAAAGAATTACAAAATTCAAACGTACTCTTTGAGGGTACACAAGGTGTATTGCTCGACATAGACATGGGAAGTTATCCGTACGTCACAGGTACGTACTGTAACACAACAGGCGTTGAACCGGGGCTCGGCTATCCGATGAACATCGATAAAAGAATAGGCGTTTTCAAAGCTTACCTCACAAGAGTTGGCGAAGGTCCGTTCCCAACTGAGTTGTTCGGAGAAGACGCAGAAAAACTCAGAAAAGCAGGAAAAGAATACGGAGCAACAACTGGAAGACCAAGAAGATGCGGCTGGCTCGACTTACCACTTCTGAAATACGCCATAGAAATATCTGACTGTACCGAGATGATAATGACAAAGGCAGACGTACTCTCTGGGATGGATAAAGTTCTTGTCGGTGTTAGGTATGCGATAGATGGGAAGAAGATAGATATACCCACGGATTTAGAAATGCTCAGTAAGACCGATGTAGAATATGTCGAATTCCAAGGTTGGAAAGATTTAAACGACAGAAACTTTGCTAAATTTGTAGAATTCTTGGAAAGAGAAACCGGACGAAAAATTACTTACATATCAACAGGCGCAAATGTAGAAGATATAGTGAGCTTTGAAGATGGAAAAGAAAATTAG
- a CDS encoding acylphosphatase, which translates to METIWKRWNVRGIVQGVGFRHFVKNVARAIGVKGYVKNEDDGSVTIVAGGNAEQLNELYRRIMEGNGWSYISDFDEKELPEQDYKDFHVEF; encoded by the coding sequence ATGGAAACAATCTGGAAAAGGTGGAATGTGAGAGGCATAGTCCAAGGAGTTGGATTCAGGCACTTTGTCAAAAACGTTGCAAGAGCGATAGGCGTGAAAGGGTATGTCAAAAACGAAGACGATGGTAGCGTGACGATAGTAGCAGGCGGTAACGCTGAGCAGCTGAACGAACTTTACAGAAGAATCATGGAAGGAAATGGTTGGAGTTACATCTCAGATTTCGATGAAAAAGAACTACCTGAACAGGATTACAAAGATTTCCACGTCGAATTTTAA
- a CDS encoding aspartate kinase, whose amino-acid sequence MEKRFLVLKFGGSNFKDFECYSEVKRKIGEVEEVFKDKHLVIVVSAAFGTTDKLLHALYNFRDQKVDSIIDEIYEFHLQVLNNRTDGYFESLFERIRELLTVVRILNKVPPFLKDEFLSHGEQINAYTLLKFIEDEDSRFELKDAGEWIITDGKFGNSTVLLEKTKEKIQSEINRWNGVHSIVPGFYGRSVEGDVTLLGRGGSDYTATTLGYSLDAEAVFLFKDVNGFLSCDPKVAESPYIVKSMSYDEADELSYFGAKVLQYNSIEPLRKSSIPLYVCSFDGVFDLNRCTRISDDKHVTESCVKSISYTDDVAVVQFKGRNLGRVPGVLGEISSKIAHGGVNIKFVITSQTSINLIVSKSALSDVLRIAETIRLDDIDEISYKIDKALIALVGHGMLDKHGIAAKVFSVLADNGINVEMISAGSNEVSFYLIIDRKDLEVSLRAIHRSLFENRVFSNIG is encoded by the coding sequence TTGGAGAAAAGATTTCTCGTATTAAAATTCGGAGGTTCAAATTTTAAAGATTTTGAATGCTATTCAGAGGTGAAGAGAAAGATAGGTGAGGTAGAAGAAGTTTTTAAAGATAAGCACCTCGTAATTGTCGTTAGTGCGGCTTTTGGCACTACGGACAAACTTCTCCACGCACTCTACAATTTTCGTGATCAGAAGGTTGATAGCATTATCGACGAGATTTATGAATTCCATTTACAAGTTTTGAATAATCGTACTGACGGTTATTTCGAGTCTTTATTCGAACGCATTCGTGAATTGTTAACGGTTGTAAGAATTCTCAACAAAGTGCCTCCTTTCTTGAAGGATGAATTTCTGAGCCATGGTGAACAGATTAATGCCTACACGCTGTTGAAATTTATTGAAGATGAAGATAGTAGATTTGAGTTAAAAGACGCTGGCGAATGGATAATTACAGATGGAAAATTCGGAAATTCGACAGTTCTTCTTGAGAAGACAAAAGAAAAAATTCAATCAGAAATAAATAGATGGAATGGTGTTCATTCAATAGTCCCTGGCTTTTACGGCCGTTCCGTGGAGGGTGATGTTACGTTACTTGGACGAGGCGGGAGCGATTACACCGCTACTACTTTAGGTTACTCTCTTGATGCCGAAGCTGTGTTCTTGTTCAAAGACGTTAATGGGTTTTTGTCATGTGATCCAAAAGTCGCCGAATCACCATACATTGTTAAGTCTATGAGCTACGATGAAGCTGACGAGCTGTCGTACTTTGGCGCTAAAGTTTTGCAATACAATTCCATAGAGCCATTAAGAAAAAGCTCGATTCCGCTTTATGTCTGTAGCTTTGATGGTGTTTTTGATTTGAATAGGTGTACGAGAATTTCGGATGATAAACACGTTACCGAAAGTTGTGTTAAGAGTATTTCCTACACAGACGACGTTGCAGTCGTTCAATTCAAAGGAAGAAACCTTGGACGTGTGCCAGGAGTCTTGGGGGAAATTTCATCTAAAATAGCACACGGAGGGGTGAATATAAAGTTTGTCATCACGTCTCAAACATCGATTAACTTAATAGTGTCTAAAAGCGCATTAAGCGATGTCTTAAGAATTGCTGAGACAATTCGATTAGACGATATAGATGAAATTTCATACAAGATAGATAAAGCTCTCATAGCACTTGTAGGTCATGGGATGCTCGATAAACATGGCATCGCCGCGAAAGTGTTCAGCGTTCTTGCAGACAACGGTATTAATGTAGAGATGATCTCGGCAGGTTCAAACGAGGTTTCGTTTTATCTGATAATAGATCGCAAAGATCTTGAAGTATCTTTGCGTGCGATTCACAGAAGTCTTTTTGAAAATCGTGTTTTCTCCAATATTGGTTGA
- a CDS encoding homocysteine biosynthesis protein, protein MNRTIEEINKKILEGNAVVLTAEEVVKLAKEEGVKEIARKVDVVTTGTFAPMCSSGAFINFGHTFPPMRMEKITLGGVEVYGGIAAVDGYIGATQESAYDKTFGGGHVIELLIRGEKVLLEAFGKGTDCYPRKHFKGYVDKHSINDFFLFNPRNAYQNYAAATNGSDKVIYTYMGKLLPNYGNITYSTSGELSPLLKDPKLLTIGIGTKIFLGGGVGYVSWYGTQFRNTIKENENGIPISPARTLALIGDAKKMSAKYIKGAYFKNYGTTLFVGVGIPIPILSEEIAYYVSLSDEQIHTEIKDYSVPERPTLGVVSYAQLKSGEVELLGKEVKTSSLSSLKVAREIAEELKTWMLNGEFLLTNPAYNLHEERSLKNLYNAKELDLEMEENYLELRATLERDKSCVHCGACVSVCQYSAFQFSNGNVFLAKDKCTECLVCADVCPVGLRLPYDKAGKETFDMPY, encoded by the coding sequence ATGAACAGAACAATTGAGGAAATAAACAAAAAGATATTGGAAGGGAACGCTGTTGTCCTAACTGCAGAGGAAGTGGTGAAACTCGCGAAAGAGGAAGGAGTTAAAGAAATTGCAAGAAAGGTTGATGTGGTTACGACAGGGACGTTTGCACCGATGTGTTCAAGCGGCGCTTTTATAAATTTCGGTCACACCTTTCCACCCATGCGGATGGAAAAAATAACACTCGGTGGTGTGGAGGTGTACGGTGGGATAGCGGCAGTTGATGGGTATATTGGTGCAACGCAAGAGTCTGCATACGACAAAACATTCGGCGGTGGACATGTCATCGAGTTGTTGATACGAGGGGAAAAGGTGCTCCTTGAAGCTTTTGGAAAGGGAACGGATTGTTATCCTCGGAAGCATTTTAAAGGATACGTCGATAAACATTCGATTAATGACTTTTTCTTGTTCAATCCGAGGAATGCTTATCAGAACTACGCTGCTGCAACAAACGGCTCAGATAAAGTGATTTATACTTACATGGGGAAACTGCTTCCAAACTATGGTAACATAACATACTCGACTTCCGGGGAACTCAGTCCATTGCTCAAAGACCCGAAGCTCCTGACGATAGGCATCGGTACGAAAATCTTCCTTGGGGGTGGAGTAGGTTACGTGAGTTGGTACGGAACGCAATTCAGGAATACAATCAAGGAAAATGAGAACGGTATCCCCATCTCACCTGCTCGAACTCTTGCACTCATAGGCGATGCGAAGAAGATGAGTGCGAAATATATCAAGGGAGCATATTTCAAGAACTACGGTACCACGCTTTTTGTTGGAGTTGGAATTCCAATCCCAATTCTCAGTGAAGAGATAGCCTACTATGTGAGCCTTTCAGATGAACAGATACACACCGAGATAAAAGACTATTCCGTGCCGGAAAGACCGACACTCGGTGTTGTTTCATATGCGCAATTGAAATCTGGAGAAGTGGAGCTACTTGGAAAAGAGGTCAAAACATCTTCTCTTTCGAGCTTGAAAGTTGCAAGAGAGATTGCGGAAGAATTGAAAACGTGGATGCTGAATGGCGAGTTCTTGCTCACAAATCCTGCTTATAATTTGCATGAAGAAAGAAGCTTGAAGAATCTTTACAATGCAAAAGAACTTGACTTAGAGATGGAAGAGAATTATCTTGAGCTCAGAGCAACTTTGGAAAGAGATAAATCTTGTGTGCACTGCGGCGCTTGTGTCTCTGTATGTCAGTATTCCGCTTTTCAATTTTCTAATGGAAATGTGTTTCTTGCTAAAGATAAATGCACGGAATGTTTAGTTTGTGCAGACGTGTGCCCTGTTGGATTAAGACTTCCGTATGACAAGGCTGGAAAAGAGACCTTTGATATGCCATATTAG
- a CDS encoding UPF0280 family protein — translation MESGKKIPVTKRFYRDFYSDRLEMFYVKYKFTDLCIRVDKFEKSMLGTVYDLVKTNYEALESYINIHKEFYASLVPVECLERVPDIVLMMDNASKLADVGPMASVAGAFADIVGNHLVENYRCEEVVVENGGDIYIRSKKPVKIGIFANFNSEFNKLLIVLPSGSWGVCTSSGKIGHSRSFGSTDATCVIAKTSVIADAFATRYGNIVHSSLDFEKLEMMVKEDIEKENILGAISIVNSKLFAIGNIQFSV, via the coding sequence TTGGAAAGTGGTAAAAAAATCCCAGTTACGAAGAGATTCTACAGAGATTTTTATTCAGATAGGTTAGAAATGTTCTATGTTAAATACAAATTCACCGACTTATGTATCAGGGTTGATAAATTTGAGAAGAGTATGCTTGGAACAGTATACGATTTGGTGAAGACAAATTATGAAGCCTTGGAATCGTATATAAATATTCACAAAGAATTTTATGCTTCCTTGGTACCTGTTGAATGTTTGGAAAGAGTGCCAGATATTGTGTTAATGATGGATAATGCTTCGAAATTAGCCGATGTTGGTCCCATGGCAAGTGTTGCCGGTGCGTTTGCGGATATAGTTGGGAATCACTTGGTCGAAAATTATAGATGTGAGGAGGTTGTGGTAGAGAACGGCGGAGATATATACATCAGGTCTAAAAAACCTGTCAAAATCGGGATATTTGCGAATTTCAATAGCGAATTTAACAAACTTTTGATAGTTTTGCCATCTGGAAGTTGGGGTGTGTGCACTTCTTCGGGAAAGATTGGACATTCCAGAAGTTTCGGCAGTACCGATGCGACGTGCGTTATCGCAAAGACTTCGGTAATCGCAGATGCATTTGCAACAAGATATGGGAACATCGTGCACAGTTCACTCGATTTTGAAAAATTGGAGATGATGGTAAAAGAGGATATTGAAAAGGAGAATATTTTAGGAGCGATTTCAATAGTTAACTCAAAATTGTTTGCTATTGGGAATATACAATTTTCCGTATAA